A genome region from Fervidobacterium changbaicum includes the following:
- a CDS encoding DDE-type integrase/transposase/recombinase: MQIHKVKKAFVKFRCRSCHTRDEIPTNLPQFVPLPFDSFKFFRFPIFIVLKAFVLYFKAVSLRSIRDSLNIKVSHVAIYKWILKLSCFFSILVPVDAFKVHGDETVVLFKSKKYYVWFLVEHDSNLIVAWHVSKYRDMGQVKILLEKFFGNNERTIELITDGLGAYGAVKILYKNINHIVVRLGQNNQCESKFSLFQDFVRAKRGFKNIDNLPMYVNSFCVVRNLLKLNNNDIARVICVLLSSITTS; the protein is encoded by the coding sequence ATGCAAATCCACAAAGTCAAAAAAGCCTTCGTTAAGTTCCGTTGCCGTTCTTGCCATACCAGAGACGAAATCCCAACTAACTTACCTCAATTTGTCCCTCTTCCTTTCGACTCTTTCAAGTTCTTCCGTTTCCCTATCTTTATTGTCCTTAAAGCCTTCGTCCTTTATTTCAAAGCTGTGTCCTTGCGTTCCATCAGAGACTCACTTAATATCAAAGTCTCTCATGTCGCTATCTACAAGTGGATCCTTAAGTTGTCTTGTTTCTTTTCCATCCTCGTTCCTGTAGATGCTTTCAAAGTCCATGGTGATGAAACTGTCGTTTTGTTTAAATCCAAAAAGTACTACGTTTGGTTCTTAGTTGAGCACGATTCGAATCTTATTGTTGCTTGGCATGTATCCAAATATCGCGATATGGGTCAAGTGAAGATATTGTTAGAGAAGTTCTTTGGTAACAACGAAAGAACAATCGAACTAATTACAGATGGACTTGGTGCATATGGTGCAGTGAAGATACTATACAAGAATATCAATCATATTGTTGTGAGACTTGGGCAAAACAATCAATGTGAATCGAAGTTTTCGTTATTCCAAGACTTTGTACGAGCCAAGCGTGGATTTAAGAATATTGACAATCTTCCAATGTACGTGAACAGCTTTTGTGTAGTGAGAAATCTCTTGAAACTGAACAACAATGATATTGCGCGTGTTATCTGTGTTCTATTGTCTTCCATCACTACAAGTTAA
- a CDS encoding STAS domain-containing protein, whose protein sequence is MYTYTEHGKAVVIKIGGSIDIQNAQSFKDWVISEFLENGKKYVILDMTHATNIDSYGLGILVGIYKRLVLQDGYLKIVAPNKNIRTLFEVTGLDRIIRIYETVSNAIKDE, encoded by the coding sequence ATGTACACATACACCGAACATGGAAAAGCTGTGGTCATTAAGATTGGTGGATCTATCGATATACAAAATGCGCAAAGTTTTAAGGACTGGGTTATCTCTGAATTCTTAGAGAATGGAAAAAAGTACGTAATACTGGATATGACACACGCCACGAATATTGACAGCTATGGTTTAGGTATTCTTGTCGGTATTTATAAAAGATTGGTTTTACAGGACGGATATCTAAAGATTGTTGCCCCCAACAAGAATATTCGAACATTATTCGAGGTAACTGGTCTAGATAGAATCATAAGAATCTACGAGACAGTCAGTAATGCCATTAAAGATGAATAA
- a CDS encoding SLC13 family permease produces the protein MIATIITIHLFFATVYLVIKEPEVVFRNKRVVLDYARVSLGVLGLLIASGIASLTTIKTAIMPQMNIVPWQILIIFFGSAYICGSLDASGVLKLIAYRFASVSKTGKKLFVNLVLIAGVLTIFTSNDIVTLTLTPIIVYISQYAGINPIPYLISVFFASNTWSMFFYIGNPTNVIVAQAYSLTFFGYAKLMFFPTIVAIITSFIAFYLKYRNTLPKEITITLESSENGVELQNAIKDKRYAFLSSGFFMLFFITIAIGDLIGLQLWKAILIFSGIYLLLNTAFSDVLSERDEVVVEVGRFDYNLTFLVDTLRRVPWKMLPMVLTFFVFVHIFTRFGITKYVGSLFNFKNELVGTVLTTFITAFAANVMINQPMTIFFAQALHKKPINYAMSLVVGSNIGGNITLIGALAGIMWSRILKLYGIEMNNKIFVKETFFVAVLTLFTTSIAIYLVYALSRS, from the coding sequence ATGATAGCAACGATAATCACGATTCATCTGTTTTTCGCTACCGTGTATCTTGTTATAAAAGAGCCTGAAGTTGTTTTTAGAAACAAGAGAGTAGTTTTAGACTACGCAAGAGTATCCTTAGGAGTACTTGGATTGTTGATAGCCTCAGGCATTGCGTCGTTAACGACCATAAAGACAGCTATAATGCCGCAGATGAATATAGTTCCCTGGCAGATACTGATAATATTCTTTGGTTCGGCTTACATATGTGGTTCTCTCGATGCTTCCGGAGTCCTTAAGCTCATTGCGTACAGATTTGCAAGCGTTTCCAAGACGGGGAAAAAGCTGTTTGTAAATCTCGTCCTTATTGCTGGTGTACTTACGATCTTTACATCTAACGATATCGTGACTTTGACACTTACGCCTATTATCGTTTACATAAGCCAGTACGCAGGAATTAATCCGATACCGTATTTGATTTCTGTCTTCTTTGCATCAAATACTTGGAGTATGTTCTTTTACATTGGGAATCCAACTAATGTTATAGTAGCTCAAGCTTATTCACTTACCTTTTTTGGATACGCAAAACTGATGTTTTTTCCAACGATTGTAGCTATAATTACATCGTTCATTGCTTTTTATCTCAAATATAGAAATACACTACCCAAAGAAATTACCATTACACTCGAAAGTAGTGAAAATGGAGTAGAACTTCAAAACGCAATCAAAGACAAACGCTATGCTTTTTTATCAAGCGGATTTTTTATGTTGTTCTTTATTACAATAGCGATAGGTGATTTGATTGGTCTACAACTTTGGAAGGCAATTTTGATATTTTCAGGGATATATCTTCTTCTGAATACGGCCTTCTCAGATGTACTTTCTGAAAGAGATGAAGTCGTAGTTGAAGTCGGAAGGTTTGATTACAACCTTACTTTCTTAGTTGATACATTAAGACGAGTCCCTTGGAAGATGCTACCGATGGTGTTAACGTTCTTTGTATTTGTGCATATTTTTACAAGGTTTGGAATAACGAAATACGTAGGCTCGCTTTTTAACTTCAAAAACGAACTAGTTGGCACCGTATTGACGACGTTTATTACAGCTTTCGCTGCGAACGTGATGATAAACCAGCCAATGACTATATTCTTTGCGCAAGCATTACACAAAAAGCCAATAAACTACGCTATGAGCCTTGTTGTTGGTTCAAACATAGGTGGAAACATAACACTCATAGGTGCGTTGGCAGGTATCATGTGGTCAAGGATACTGAAACTATACGGTATAGAAATGAACAACAAAATATTTGTGAAAGAAACTTTCTTTGTTGCTGTGCTCACATTATTCACAACAAGCATAGCGATCTATTTGGTCTATGCTCTTTCGCGTTCTTAA
- a CDS encoding SufB/SufD family protein — MDVKKEFEAIVKTAEKLGTDASNFMDKRIASIIISGNRVIGLNNVPGLKLVPTTMQDGVQVDMEIEENVQIPFPIHVCTGYLEKKGYQRVVFNIRVKKNAKVKFTAHCVFPQAEEFTHEAVSNVVVEEGAIMEYNDEHYHSDAGTITLKTTTNAVVENGGVYRNTFHLTKTRVGRLEVKMNLTLKENAVGELVSKVKASKNDEVDINEVVYLNGERARGLAKTVVVGLDESKVNVLNEAYGNAPYSRAHISCEEITKGEKVVVSTTPILKITNDLAELTHEASIGRVSEKQLETLMAKGLTEDEATELIIKGLLM; from the coding sequence ATGGATGTGAAAAAGGAATTTGAGGCAATTGTTAAAACAGCGGAAAAACTTGGAACTGATGCTTCGAACTTTATGGATAAAAGGATAGCTTCAATCATAATAAGCGGTAACCGTGTAATAGGTCTTAACAACGTCCCAGGTTTGAAATTAGTTCCCACAACAATGCAAGATGGTGTCCAGGTCGATATGGAAATAGAGGAGAATGTCCAAATTCCGTTTCCTATTCATGTTTGCACAGGCTATTTAGAAAAGAAGGGCTACCAGCGTGTTGTGTTCAACATAAGAGTGAAGAAAAACGCCAAGGTTAAATTCACCGCTCACTGCGTTTTTCCGCAAGCTGAGGAATTCACACACGAAGCCGTTTCCAACGTAGTTGTCGAAGAAGGAGCCATCATGGAATATAACGATGAACATTACCATAGTGATGCGGGGACAATAACGCTTAAGACAACAACTAATGCTGTAGTTGAAAATGGTGGAGTATACAGGAATACGTTCCACCTTACAAAGACAAGAGTCGGAAGACTGGAAGTGAAAATGAACCTAACCTTAAAAGAAAATGCCGTAGGTGAACTTGTCAGCAAAGTAAAAGCTTCCAAGAATGATGAAGTGGACATAAACGAAGTAGTTTATCTAAATGGAGAAAGAGCGAGGGGCCTTGCCAAGACTGTTGTTGTCGGACTTGATGAATCTAAAGTAAATGTTCTAAACGAAGCTTACGGCAACGCACCTTATTCCAGAGCTCACATCTCTTGTGAGGAAATTACAAAAGGCGAAAAAGTTGTGGTATCAACTACCCCTATTCTAAAAATAACAAATGACCTTGCAGAGTTGACCCATGAAGCTTCGATAGGCCGTGTAAGTGAGAAGCAACTTGAAACACTTATGGCAAAAGGATTGACAGAAGATGAAGCTACTGAGCTGATTATTAAGGGCCTTCTTATGTGA
- a CDS encoding ATP-binding cassette domain-containing protein: MLELVEISYRTNEKEILSDVTMKFLPGYKYAVIGTNGAGKSTIGYVIMGLSSYKPYKGKIMLDGKDITSLTVTERAKLGITLMWQEPARFEGMTIESYLTLGGKLALQKNEVIEAMEFVGLNPNLYLKRFVDKTLSGGERKRVELASIILLKPRYAILDEPDSGIDLMSLNIINDVVNYIAQYGGTPIIITHREEMAYNTDYGYLICAGKVLMHGKTENVLNAFRNTCEACTHPNIPQNNELGK; encoded by the coding sequence ATGTTAGAGCTGGTTGAGATATCCTACAGAACTAATGAAAAAGAGATACTAAGTGATGTGACTATGAAGTTTTTACCAGGTTATAAATACGCAGTAATTGGAACAAACGGTGCAGGAAAGAGCACGATAGGATACGTTATAATGGGGCTGAGTTCGTACAAACCCTACAAAGGGAAAATCATGCTTGACGGCAAGGACATTACCAGTTTAACAGTAACAGAAAGAGCCAAGCTTGGAATTACCTTAATGTGGCAAGAGCCTGCAAGATTTGAGGGAATGACCATAGAAAGTTACCTGACATTAGGTGGGAAACTCGCACTCCAAAAAAACGAGGTTATCGAGGCAATGGAGTTCGTAGGGCTCAATCCCAATCTTTATCTTAAAAGGTTTGTTGACAAAACGCTGAGTGGTGGAGAAAGAAAGCGCGTAGAGTTGGCATCAATAATATTGCTAAAACCAAGATACGCGATATTAGACGAACCGGATTCCGGGATCGACTTGATGAGCTTGAACATAATCAACGATGTTGTTAATTACATCGCGCAATATGGTGGAACACCAATTATAATAACACACAGAGAAGAGATGGCTTACAACACAGACTACGGTTATCTAATATGCGCTGGCAAGGTTTTAATGCACGGTAAAACAGAAAATGTCTTAAACGCATTCCGAAATACCTGTGAAGCTTGTACACATCCGAATATTCCTCAAAATAACGAACTCGGGAAATAG
- a CDS encoding 2-phosphosulfolactate phosphatase yields MLYTFFNYKEVELFERKIDSEVPDVIKYFDISVVIDVLRATSTIITALSNGATCVIPVSDIAQALSLKYYNPGYLLGGERGGQKIEGFDLGNSPFEYDEKTVKEKTVILTTTNGTSSILSASRIAQKVLLASFLNLSSVVNMLSGYDAYTNIAIICAGNNGEASYEDIQVAGAIIFGIVRKRSHRLSDSSIIALKLWESLKRPDFSGEHAHRLRELGFEKDLEFCQMIDHFRLIAKFENGKIVKIG; encoded by the coding sequence TTGCTTTACACGTTCTTCAACTACAAAGAAGTGGAGTTATTTGAACGGAAAATAGATTCGGAAGTACCTGACGTGATTAAATATTTCGATATTTCGGTAGTAATTGATGTACTACGTGCAACTTCTACGATAATTACTGCCTTATCGAATGGTGCAACATGTGTTATACCAGTTTCAGATATCGCGCAAGCCTTGAGTCTGAAGTATTATAACCCAGGTTATCTTCTGGGTGGTGAACGAGGAGGACAGAAGATTGAAGGTTTCGATTTGGGGAATTCTCCTTTCGAGTACGATGAAAAAACCGTAAAGGAAAAAACTGTTATTCTGACTACAACAAACGGAACTAGTTCTATACTCAGTGCTTCAAGGATAGCTCAGAAAGTTCTATTAGCTTCTTTCCTCAATTTAAGTTCGGTGGTCAACATGCTCAGCGGTTACGACGCTTATACAAATATTGCGATTATTTGTGCTGGGAACAACGGTGAAGCATCTTACGAAGACATCCAAGTTGCAGGAGCGATTATTTTTGGAATTGTTAGAAAACGTTCTCACCGGTTGTCAGATAGCTCCATTATAGCGTTAAAACTCTGGGAATCACTGAAACGTCCAGATTTTTCAGGAGAGCACGCACACAGGTTGCGGGAACTGGGCTTTGAGAAAGATTTGGAATTCTGTCAGATGATAGATCATTTTCGATTAATAGCCAAGTTCGAAAATGGAAAAATAGTCAAAATAGGATAA